From Canis lupus familiaris isolate Mischka breed German Shepherd chromosome 16, alternate assembly UU_Cfam_GSD_1.0, whole genome shotgun sequence, one genomic window encodes:
- the LOC119869508 gene encoding translation initiation factor IF-2-like isoform X1 has protein sequence MARPTFFILCIVMGIIQPAPGGPGLDQPLLASPPRAGSKSSYHQGSIGSTSSPSAEAATAAGKPRPGEAGSRPSKERRQAWPGTPRNGGGGGMGVSLLGQPPEPSENRKFQPRAPPRMGQVEARPDPEKPDRGGHLPTHKYPGARPAGRGSQEGEQGRHILLSLNGISPGQDEVSVLCLTRFCSKEMRQSQLYSTRPEGS, from the exons ATGGCCAGACccactttctttattctttgcattgtAATGGGCATCATCCAGCCCGCCCCAGGGGGTCCTGGCCTGGACCAGCCTCTGCTTGCTTCCCCTCCCCGGGCAGGCTCAAAGAGTAGCTACCACCAAGGATCGATCGGGTCCACAAGCAGTCCCTCTGCAGAGGCAGCTACAG CAGCCGGCAAGCCCAGACCTGGAGAGGCCGGGAGCCGGCCCAGCAAGGAGAGGCGGCAAGCCTGGCCTGGAACACCCCGGAACGGCGGCGGTGGCGGCATGGGAGTCAGCCTGCTGGGGCAGCCCCCGGAGCCCTCAGAAAACAGGAAATTCCAGCCCAGGGCTCCTCCTCGCATGGGGCAAGTAG aaGCCCGTCCTGACCCAGAGAAGCCAGACAGAGGAGGACACCTGCCAACACATAAATATCCTGGGGCCCGTCCAGCTGGTCGAGGCTCTCAGGAAGGAGAACAGGGCAGGCACATCCTTCTTTCCCTCAATGGCATCAGCCCCGGTCAAGACGAAGTCTCCGTGTTGTGCCTGACAAGATTCTGCTCCAAGGAGATGAGGCAGTCACAGCTCTACTCAACAAGGCCCGAAGGCAGTTAG
- the LOC119869508 gene encoding translation initiation factor IF-2-like isoform X2, with translation MARPTFFILCIVMGIIQPAPGGPGLDQPLLASPPRAGSKSSYHQGSIGSTSSPSAEAATAGKPRPGEAGSRPSKERRQAWPGTPRNGGGGGMGVSLLGQPPEPSENRKFQPRAPPRMGQVEARPDPEKPDRGGHLPTHKYPGARPAGRGSQEGEQGRHILLSLNGISPGQDEVSVLCLTRFCSKEMRQSQLYSTRPEGS, from the exons ATGGCCAGACccactttctttattctttgcattgtAATGGGCATCATCCAGCCCGCCCCAGGGGGTCCTGGCCTGGACCAGCCTCTGCTTGCTTCCCCTCCCCGGGCAGGCTCAAAGAGTAGCTACCACCAAGGATCGATCGGGTCCACAAGCAGTCCCTCTGCAGAGGCAGCTACAG CCGGCAAGCCCAGACCTGGAGAGGCCGGGAGCCGGCCCAGCAAGGAGAGGCGGCAAGCCTGGCCTGGAACACCCCGGAACGGCGGCGGTGGCGGCATGGGAGTCAGCCTGCTGGGGCAGCCCCCGGAGCCCTCAGAAAACAGGAAATTCCAGCCCAGGGCTCCTCCTCGCATGGGGCAAGTAG aaGCCCGTCCTGACCCAGAGAAGCCAGACAGAGGAGGACACCTGCCAACACATAAATATCCTGGGGCCCGTCCAGCTGGTCGAGGCTCTCAGGAAGGAGAACAGGGCAGGCACATCCTTCTTTCCCTCAATGGCATCAGCCCCGGTCAAGACGAAGTCTCCGTGTTGTGCCTGACAAGATTCTGCTCCAAGGAGATGAGGCAGTCACAGCTCTACTCAACAAGGCCCGAAGGCAGTTAG
- the AGAP3 gene encoding arf-GAP with GTPase, ANK repeat and PH domain-containing protein 3 isoform X3 — MERGWPPGDSCSRERPAACRRALSVCDSLDLRGAPAARAAAALQAALSAAREQPARPRSVCAGGPGPPPSGARSLLLGLLRPRLGRRGLADGPPPAAGPAPPGLPGSAAPSPAPSPAPSPAPSPAPARRSCSRTRGAQEPRPRPTSMTFLEVNRLELAAAEGAGLGRAGSAGFLRGASLWSSQRWQVLRGGGGTPGPRRGLSALRKSFSFRLRRGQEIRRAESGLLPRARTRSDGDASSLGAFPSRRDLLLGAEAPRAAPAPAPGRPRTAAGLWRLLTSRFRRREPAPAPAPAPAPAQPLWSRRAAAAPGLLGAPGDSFVNSQEWTLSRSVPELKVGIVGNLSSGKSALVHRYLTGTYVQEESPEGGRFKKEIVVDGQSYLLLIRDEGGPPELQFAAWVDAVVFVFSLEDEISFQTVYNYFLRLCSFRNASEVPMVLVGTQDAISAANPRVIDDSRARKLSTDLKRCTYYETCATYGLNVERVFQDVAQKVVALRKKQQLAIGPCKSLPNSPSHSAVSAASIPAVHINQATNGGSSAFSDYSSSVPSTPSVSQRELRIETVAASSTPTPVRKQSKRRSNIFTICATVSNFSSTKRPFQLLPN, encoded by the exons ATGGAGCGGGGCTGGCCGCCGGGGGACAGCTGCAGCCGGGAGCGGCCCGCCGCCTGCCGCCGCGCCCTCAGCGTCTGCGACTCGCTGGACCTGCGCggcgccccggccgcccgcgccgccgccgccctgcaGGCCGCCCTGAGCGCAGCGCGCGAACAGCCGGCGCGGCCCCGGAGCGTCTGCGCGGgcggcccggggcccccgccctCCGGCGCCCGCAGCCTGCTGCTCGGCCTCCTGCGCCCGCGCCTCGGCCGCCGCGGCCTCGCCGACGGCCCCCCGCCGGCCGCCGggcccgcgcccccggggctccccggCTCGGCcgcgcccagccccgcgcccagccccgcgcccagccccgcgcccAGCCCCGCGCCGGCCCGGCGCAGCTGCAGCCGCACCCGGGGGGCCCAGGAGCCGCGCCCGCGGCCCACCAGCATGACGTTCCTGGAGGTGAACCGCCTGGAGCTGGCGGCGGCCGAGGGCGCGGGGCTGGGCCGCGCGGGGAGCGCGGGCTTCCTGCGGGGCGCCTCGCTGTGGAGCAGCCAGCGCTGGCAGGTGCTGC ggggaggcggcggCACCCCCGGCCCCCGGCGCGGCCTGTCCGCGCTGAGGAAGAGCTTCAGCTTCCGCCTGCGCCGCGGCCAGGAGATCCGGCGCGCCGAGTCCGGGCTGCTGCCCCGGGCGCGCACCCGCAGCGACGGCGACGCCAGCTCCCTGGGCGCCTTCCCCAGCCGCCGCGACCTGCTGCTGGGCGCCGAGGCCCCgcgcgccgcgcccgcgcccgcgcccggccGGCCCCGCACCGCCGCCGGCCTCTGGAGACTGCTCACCAGCCGCTTCCGCCGGAGGgagcccgcgcccgcgcccgcgcccgcgcccgcgcccgctcaGCCGCTGTGGAGCCGCCGGGCGGCCGCGGCCCCCGGGCTCCTGGGCGCGCCGGGCG ACTCCTTTGTGAACAGCCAGGAGTGGACGCTGAGCCGCTCGGTTCCGGAGCTTAAAGTG GGCATTGTGGGCAACCTGTCTAGCGGGAAGTCGGCTCTGGTGCACCGCTATCTGACAGGGACCTATGTCCAGGAGGAGTCCCCCGAAG GGGGTCGGTTTAAGAAGGAGATTGTGGTGGATGGCCAGAGTTACCTGCTGCTGATCCGAGATGAAGGAGGCCCCCCTGAGCTCCAG TTTGCCGCCTGGGTGGACGCGGTGGTGTTCGTGTTCAGCCTGGAGGATGAAATCAGCTTCCAGACGGTGTACAACTACTTCCTGCGGCTCTGCAGCTTCCGGAACGCCAGCGAGGTGCCCATGGTGTTGGTGGGCACGCAGG ACGCCATCAGTGCCGCGAACCCCCGAGTGATCGATGACAGCAGAGCCCGCAAGCTCTCCACGGACTTGAAGCGCTGCACCTACTACGAGACATGCGCGACCTACGGGCTCAACGTGGAGCGTGTCTTCCAGGACG TGGCCCAGAAGGTAGTGGCTCTGCGGAAGAAGCAGCAGCTGGCCATCGGGCCCTGCAAGTCACTGCCCAACTCCCCCAGCCACTCGGCCGTGTCCGCCGCCTCCATCCCGGCTGTGCACATCAACCAG GCCACGAATGGCGGCAGCAGCGCCTTCAGCGACTACTCCTCCTcagtcccctccacccccagcgtCAGCCAGCGGGAGCTGCGCATCGAGACCGTGGcggcctcctccacccccacacctGTCCGCAAGCAGTCCAAGCGGCGCTCCAACATCTTCACG